Below is a genomic region from Desulfuromonadales bacterium.
GATTGCACAACAAGTATAATGGAGGCCGCTGCAAGAGCCAGCCCTCACACCGTCCGGTGGCAACTCCGGCCATTCGCACTATAATGGTGACAGCCGAGTCGAGATCGTTGCCCGTACGCATCATATTCAAGGAGAACGTCATGAAGCAGACATTGATCGCCATCGGTATGGTGCTGGCCTGCTCGATTGCTGCGCAGGCAGCCGTCAAGGGAGAAGAAGTGACCTATGGGGACAAAGAGATGCCGCTGAAAGGCTACCTGGCCATTGACGACGCCGTCACCGGCATGCGCCCCGGCGTCCTGGTGGTGCACGAATGGTGGGGTCTCAACGACTATGCCCGCAAACGGGCGCGGATGCTGGCCGAACTGGGTTTCGTCGCGCTGGCGGTCGACATGTACGGCGAGGGGAAGACGGCCGGGCATCCGGACGACGCTGGCAAATTCGCCGGCGAACTGCGCAAGAACCTGCCACTGGCCGAGGCGCGTTTTCTGGCGGGCCTGAATTTTCTGCGCCAGCAGCCGAAGGTCGATGTGGAGAAAATCGCGGCCATCGGCTACTGTTTCGGCGGCGGCGTGGTGCTGGAGATGGCCCGCGCCGGTGTCGACCT
It encodes:
- a CDS encoding dienelactone hydrolase family protein, with translation MKQTLIAIGMVLACSIAAQAAVKGEEVTYGDKEMPLKGYLAIDDAVTGMRPGVLVVHEWWGLNDYARKRARMLAELGFVALAVDMYGEGKTAGHPDDAGKFAGELRKNLPLAEARFLAGLNFLRQQPKVDVEKIAAIGYCFGGGVVLEMARAGVDLDGVASFHGSLDTANPATPGKVKAKVLVLNGADDPFVTPEQIAAFKKEMEAADVDYRFVNYPGARHSFTSPEADAFGKKFNLPLAYDQAADRKSWQAMQEFFARIFQ